A DNA window from Trichosurus vulpecula isolate mTriVul1 chromosome 2, mTriVul1.pri, whole genome shotgun sequence contains the following coding sequences:
- the LOC118840366 gene encoding keratin-associated protein 20-2-like translates to MSYYGSYYGGLGYGYGSGYGCGCGSFRGLGYGFGGLGYGGLGYGGYGYGCYRPSCFGRYYSCGFY, encoded by the coding sequence ATGAGCTACTATGGCAGCTACTATGGGGGCCTGGGCTATGGCTATGGCTCTGGTTATGGCTGCGGATGTGGCAGCTTCCGTGGACTAGGCTATGGCTTTGGTGGCTTGGGCTATGGAGGCCTGGGCTATGGTGGCTACGGCTATGGCTGCTACCGCCCATCTTGCTTTGGAAGGTATTATTCCTGTGGCTTCTACTGA
- the LOC118840365 gene encoding keratin-associated protein 20-2-like yields the protein MSYYGSYYGGLGYGYGSGYGCGCGSFRGLGYGFGGYGWGGLGYGGYGYGCYRPSCFGRYYSCGFY from the coding sequence ATGAGCTACTATGGCAGTTACTATGGAGGCCTGGGCTATGGCTATGGCTCTGGTTATGGCTGTGGATGTGGCAGCTTCCGTGGACTAGGCTATGGCTTTGGTGGCTATGGCTGGGGAGGCCTGGGCTATGGTGGCTACGGCTATGGCTGCTACCGCCCATCTTGCTTTGGAAGGTATTATTCCTGTGGCTTCTACTGA
- the LOC118835750 gene encoding keratin-associated protein 19-5-like, with protein sequence MSYYGSYYGGLGYGYGSGYGCGCGSFRGLGYGFGSLGYGGLGYGGYGYGCYRPSCFGRYYSYGFY encoded by the coding sequence ATGAGCTACTATGGCAGCTACTATGGGGGCCTGGGCTATGGCTATGGCTCCGGTTATGGCTGTGGATGTGGCAGCTTCCGTGGCCTAGGCTATGGCTTTGGCAGCTTGGGCTATGGAGGCCTGGGCTATGGTGGCTATGGCTATGGATGCTACCGTCCATCTTGTTTTGGAAGGTATTATTCCTATGGCTTCTACTGA